One region of Oncorhynchus nerka isolate Pitt River linkage group LG22, Oner_Uvic_2.0, whole genome shotgun sequence genomic DNA includes:
- the LOC115105836 gene encoding BTB/POZ domain-containing adapter for CUL3-mediated RhoA degradation protein 3 isoform X1 encodes MGRNGLQKEEMSGVSAVSSALPAATTRTTSFKGSCPSSKYVKLNVGGALYYTTMQTLTKQDTMLKAMFSGRMEVLTDSEGWILIDRCGKHFGTILNYLRDGAVPLPEIRREVEELLAEAKYYLVQGLADECHAALQNKDMYEPFCKVPLVTSSKEEQRLISTSNKPTVKLLYNRSNNKYSYTSNSDDNMLKNIELFDKLSLRFNGRVLFIKDVIGDEICCWSFYGQGRKIAEVCCTSIVYATEKKQTKVEFPEARIYEETLNILLYESQDGRGPDNALLEATGGAAGRSHHLDEDEERELIERVRRIHIKRPDDRTHHHQ; translated from the exons GAAGAGATGTCAGGAGTAAGTGCGGTGAGCTCGGCGTTGCCTGCGGCTACAACCCGTACCACCTCATTCAAGGGCTCCTGCCCCAGCTCGAAGTATGTGAAGCTGAACGTGGGCGGGGCGCTCTACTACACCACCATGCAGACACTCACCAAGCAGGACACCATGCTCAAGGCCATGTTCAGCGGTAGGATGGAGGTTCTCACAGACAGCGAAG GCTGGATCCTTATTGACAGGTGTGGGAAGCACTTTGGAACCATTCTGAACTACCTGCGTGATGGTGCTGTACCTCTGCCTGAGATccggagagaggtggaagagctCCTGGCAGAGGCCAAATATTACCTGGTGCAGGGGTTAGCTGACGAGTGCCATGCTGCCTTACAG AACAAAGATATGTATGAGCCCTTCTGTAAAGTGCCCTTGGTCACTTCATCAAAGGAAGAACAGAGACTCATATCTACCTCCAACAAG CCCACAGTCAAGCTGTTATACAACAGGAGCAACAACAAGTACTCTTACACCAG CAACTCTGATGACAACATGCTGAAAAACATAGAGCTGTTTGACAAGCTCTCTCTGCGGTTCAACGGACGTGTGCTCTTCATCAAGGACGTGATCGGGGATGAGATCTGCTGCTGGTCGTTCTATGGGCAGGGCCGTAAGATCGCTGAGGTGTGCTGTACCTCCATAGTCTACGCCACAGAGAAGAAGCAAACCAAG GTGGAGTTCCCAGAGGCTCGTATCTATGAGGAGACACTCAACATCCTGCTGTATGAGTCTCAGGACGGGCGTGGTCCAGACAACGCTCTACTGGAGGCTACAGGGGGCGCTGCAGGCCGATCCCATCACCTGGATGAGGACGAGGAGCGGGAACTCATCGAGAGGGTGCGACGCATTCACATCAAACGCCCTGATGACCgcacccaccaccaccagtaa
- the LOC115105836 gene encoding BTB/POZ domain-containing adapter for CUL3-mediated RhoA degradation protein 3 isoform X2: MEEMSGVSAVSSALPAATTRTTSFKGSCPSSKYVKLNVGGALYYTTMQTLTKQDTMLKAMFSGRMEVLTDSEGWILIDRCGKHFGTILNYLRDGAVPLPEIRREVEELLAEAKYYLVQGLADECHAALQNKDMYEPFCKVPLVTSSKEEQRLISTSNKPTVKLLYNRSNNKYSYTSNSDDNMLKNIELFDKLSLRFNGRVLFIKDVIGDEICCWSFYGQGRKIAEVCCTSIVYATEKKQTKVEFPEARIYEETLNILLYESQDGRGPDNALLEATGGAAGRSHHLDEDEERELIERVRRIHIKRPDDRTHHHQ, translated from the exons ATG GAAGAGATGTCAGGAGTAAGTGCGGTGAGCTCGGCGTTGCCTGCGGCTACAACCCGTACCACCTCATTCAAGGGCTCCTGCCCCAGCTCGAAGTATGTGAAGCTGAACGTGGGCGGGGCGCTCTACTACACCACCATGCAGACACTCACCAAGCAGGACACCATGCTCAAGGCCATGTTCAGCGGTAGGATGGAGGTTCTCACAGACAGCGAAG GCTGGATCCTTATTGACAGGTGTGGGAAGCACTTTGGAACCATTCTGAACTACCTGCGTGATGGTGCTGTACCTCTGCCTGAGATccggagagaggtggaagagctCCTGGCAGAGGCCAAATATTACCTGGTGCAGGGGTTAGCTGACGAGTGCCATGCTGCCTTACAG AACAAAGATATGTATGAGCCCTTCTGTAAAGTGCCCTTGGTCACTTCATCAAAGGAAGAACAGAGACTCATATCTACCTCCAACAAG CCCACAGTCAAGCTGTTATACAACAGGAGCAACAACAAGTACTCTTACACCAG CAACTCTGATGACAACATGCTGAAAAACATAGAGCTGTTTGACAAGCTCTCTCTGCGGTTCAACGGACGTGTGCTCTTCATCAAGGACGTGATCGGGGATGAGATCTGCTGCTGGTCGTTCTATGGGCAGGGCCGTAAGATCGCTGAGGTGTGCTGTACCTCCATAGTCTACGCCACAGAGAAGAAGCAAACCAAG GTGGAGTTCCCAGAGGCTCGTATCTATGAGGAGACACTCAACATCCTGCTGTATGAGTCTCAGGACGGGCGTGGTCCAGACAACGCTCTACTGGAGGCTACAGGGGGCGCTGCAGGCCGATCCCATCACCTGGATGAGGACGAGGAGCGGGAACTCATCGAGAGGGTGCGACGCATTCACATCAAACGCCCTGATGACCgcacccaccaccaccagtaa